AACTTATAACTACAAGAAACAGTACAGTAGAAGCTATAAGCTTCAACTTACAATGCTCCCTGTTTTGATAAGCCTGTATGTGTAATTGAGTTCTGCTACTTTACCAAGCATTGCACTTGCAGAGCAATACCTTTTCTGGGATAATTCTACGGCCTTTCCTACATCTGTTTCATCCATGTCTCCCTCGATAATGTACTCAATATTTATTTTTGTATATACCTTTGGATGCTGCGCCGCTCGTTCAGAATCAATGTTTATTTTAAAGCTTTTTACCTTCTTACGCATCTTGTTAAGTATGTATACAACATCCATACCTGTACATCCCCCAAGTCCCATTAGAAGTAACTCCATGGGTCTTGCTCCTGCATCAGTTCCTTTACTTTCCTTTGCAGCATCCAGAACTACAGCATGACCTGAGTCTGAAACTGCCGTAAATTTCATTCCTTCTTCCCATTTGATCTCTGCTTTTGACATATTACACCTTTTTTAAAATATCACTTGCAGCTACAAGCAATGGATCCCATACGGGTGAAAACGGAGGGGCATAACTCAGATCAAGCCTTGAAAGCTCGTCCGCTGTCATGCCTGCATACAGACCTGCAGCTACAATGTCTATCCTTTTTGAAACGCCTTCGCCTCCAACCATCTCTGCCCCAAGTAGTTTACCCTTTTTCTTTTCAACTACAAGCTTTATTGTTATGGGTTTGCTGCCGGGATAGTAGTGAGCCCTTGTTCTGGATGTAATCAGATTTGTAACAGCATTGAACCCGTTTTCCTTTGCATCCTTCTCTGTTAATCCTGTCCTTGCTACCTCAAGATCGAATACCTTCACAACGGAAGTACCCACAATACCTTTAAACGTCTCATTAGCGCCGGATATATTTGCACCGGCTATCTTCCCCTGCTTGTTGGCAGTTGTTCCAAGAGGGATATAAACATCTTTTTTAAGAATTATGTGCTTTGCTGTTGCACAATCTCCCGCAGAATAAATATGCGGAACATTTGTTTCCATCCTTTCATTTACAAGAATTGCATCGTGAGCACCTGTAACAATTCCAGCATCCTTT
This is a stretch of genomic DNA from Deltaproteobacteria bacterium. It encodes these proteins:
- a CDS encoding OsmC family protein, whose amino-acid sequence is MSKAEIKWEEGMKFTAVSDSGHAVVLDAAKESKGTDAGARPMELLLMGLGGCTGMDVVYILNKMRKKVKSFKINIDSERAAQHPKVYTKINIEYIIEGDMDETDVGKAVELSQKRYCSASAMLGKVAELNYTYRLIKTGSIVS
- a CDS encoding FAD-dependent oxidoreductase, whose protein sequence is SKEKFKTEREIDVFTKIEVVNIDTKAGIVHATDHNDKKDLSFPYDYIAITTGASPVKPQIPGIDNPGIFQLRTLEDGIAIKGYIKSRPVKRVAIIGAGYIGMEMAEVLRALNMEVIIIEKLPNILGTMDDEINTVVEKTLDANGIKLMKSTEVRLFEKKDNGGIKIETTNGNFDVDLVILSIGINPNSKLAKDAGIVTGAHDAILVNERMETNVPHIYSAGDCATAKHIILKKDVYIPLGTTANKQGKIAGANISGANETFKGIVGTSVVKVFDLEVARTGLTEKDAKENGFNAVTNLITSRTRAHYYPGSKPITIKLVVEKKKGKLLGAEMVGGEGVSKRIDIVAAGLYAGMTADELSRLDLSYAPPFSPVWDPLLVAASDILKKV